One Triplophysa rosa linkage group LG21, Trosa_1v2, whole genome shotgun sequence DNA segment encodes these proteins:
- the si:rp71-17i16.5 gene encoding phosphatidylinositol 4,5-bisphosphate 3-kinase catalytic subunit gamma isoform isoform X1, with amino-acid sequence MENKTEALQQQEPLLKRNPERLLRSDHSLVFICKSPPSEGGLQSVDSQQPLQVKLPAQCNVHQLRVRLCMLAQETNRYPDPFALLDPERYSLLYRKDEECYEIYDDFQVLRTLDAPWSQSADGLQTLSVTVLAHEAASEERMSFQCILNELIGYDLDSDINRLSELCFTRRKFATPRREELKKRDPVAYATEPWTTSAALPMDQQDQCKLSVSVYCKKSSFSVQVSIRHTPSDLLKITWESLAMIDHSFERWSMENVLKVCGREEFLSGDFPLSDFLWVRHCLKNTLDLHLSVVPVSFLPDDRVGQEYWPLVDALTGLSGSHEELSVTGKEVEEIVMISLWDCKRKFRVKLVGFDITVLPNKVPQFVHVEATIIYGSKIVSLVCSASKEFTDEVLWNTWLDFDILIRDIPHGAKLGFTINAGAVDSPSTKETKTNSSKVPDYRKEKGKVLYFVNLQLIDHRSLLSQGLHTLHMWPFPEVDEEAFTYKADKLSTATNPDVAKSMAITFMLDRYSFPLVLPNSGTFSPGSGTAPVSDSPESGKHSLKWVKEESVHYASNLPQFLRKVDWMQPGAVQDVHWLLSHWEPEDIELSVALELLNVDYADRKVRRLAVQRLEMLSNEDVLKYLLQLVQTLKVEPYHNSCLAQFLLSRALRSKRIGHFFFWYLRSEVAGCPFFRQRMAVILEAYLLGCGKAMLEEFQLQVQAVKCLHDVALTVKSLYPDKTDLPPTAPQKLQELLEECGLPSDFQVPFDPRVRAGSIILRDCKVLASKKKPLWLEFSCIHSEAPAISPVGIIFKHGDDLRQDMLIIQTLMVMDSIWQEKGLNLNLVPYGCISTGYTIGMIEIVRNAVTIASVQRSQGGMAGAFKNNALYDWLERKCSLQENHFQAMEKFVNSCAGYCVATYVLGIGDRHNDNIMITDQGNLIHIDFGHILGHTKSFMGVNRERVPFVLTPDFLYVMGRVKGRPSLYFQRFRDTCINAYLSLRSQSRLLVTLFSLMLLTGIPELSTSQDMRYLRTALQQDQVEDEARNHFLQQIDLCEQKGWTVQANWWFHMMAGIKLNKLN; translated from the exons ATGGAGAACAAAACAGAAGCATTACAGCAACAAGAACCTCTCCTCAAAAGAAATCCTGAACGACTGCTTCGCTCTGATCACAGTCTGGTATTTATTTGCAAGTCACCTCCTAGTGAAGGTGGTTTACAATCAGTGGacagccagcagcctcttcagGTCAAACTGCCAGCACAGTGTAACGTCCACCAGCTTCGTGTACGCCTGTGTATGTTAGCGCAGGAGACGAACCGATATCCTGATCCGTTTGCGCTTCTGGACCCAGAGCGATACAGCTTGTTGTACCGCAAGGATGAAGAGTGCTATGAAATCTATGATGACTTCCAGGTATTGCGAACTTTGGATGCACCCTGGTCTCAGAGTGCCGATGGTCTACAGACCCTCAGTGTCACTGTGTTGGCTCATGAGGCTGCATCTGAGGAGAGAATGAGCTTCCAGTGCATTCTGAATGAGCTGATTGGATATGATTTAGATTCAGATATTAATCGTTTAAGTGAACTTTGCTTTACCAGAAGAAAGTTTGCGACACCGAGAAGGGAAGAGCTAAAAAAACGGGATCCTGTAGCATATGCCACTGAACCGTGGACGACTTCTGCGGCTCTTCCTATGGACCAGCAAGATCAGTGCAAACTGTCTGtgagtgtttattgtaaaaagtCAAGCTTTTCTGTTCAAGTTAGCATAAGACATACTCCTAGTGATCTCCTTAAGATCACATGGGAATCATTGGCCATGATAGACCATTCATTTGAAAGATGGTCTATGGAAAATGTTCTTAAGGTGTGTGGTAGAGAAGAGTTCTTAAGTGGAGATTTCCCGCTTTCAGACTTCCTGTGGGTCAGACACTGCCTGAAAAACACATTGGACCTCCATCTCTCAGTGGTTCCTGTCTCATTTCTTCCAGACGACAGAGTAGGACAAGAGTACTGGCCACTCGTGGACGCTCTTACTGGTCTGTCAGGCTCCCATGAGGAACTTTCTGTAACAGGAAAGGAAGTAGAAGAAATTGTAATGATTTCTCTGTGGGACTGCAAGAGAAAATTCAGAGTGAAACTCGTGGGGTTTGACATCACAGTGCTGCCAAATAAAGTACCGCAGTTTGTTCACGTGGAGGCCACTATAATCTACGGCAGCAAGATTGTGTCGTTAGTTTGTTCGGCTTCAAAAGAGTTCACAGATGAAGTGCTCTGGAACACCTGGCTAGACTTTGATATTCTCATTAGAGATATCCCTCATGGAGCTAAATTAGGCTTCACGATTAATGCTGGTGCCGTGGATAGCCCCTCAACCAAGGAAACTAAGACAAATTCTTCGAAAGTTCCAGACTACCGGAAGGAAAAGGGGAaagtgttatattttgtaaaccTCCAATTAATTGACCACAGATCTCTTCTTAGCCAGGGCCTTCACACGTTGCATATGTGGCCATTCCCTGAAGTAGACGAGGAGGCATTTACTTATAAGGCTGACAAGCTTTCGACTGCCACCAACCCTGATGTGGCCAAATCTATGGCAATTACTTTCATGTTGGATCGCTACAGCTTCCCTTTGGTCCTGCCTAATAGTGGTACTTTCTCACCTGGTAGTGGTACCGCTCCTGTATCTGATTCCCCAGAATCTGGAAAACATTCCCTCAAGTGGGTCAAAGAGGAGAGCGTTCACTATGCCTCAAATTTACCCCAGTTTCTTCGCAAAGTGGATTGGATGCAGCCGGGTGCTGTCCAGGATGTCCATTGGCTCCTGAGTCACTGGGAGCCAGAGGACATAGAGCTATCCGTGGCCCTTGAGCTTCTTAATGTGGATTATGCAGATAGGAAGGTCAGAAGGTTGGCTGTTCAAAGGTTAGAGATGCTGTCCAATGAAGATGTGCTTAAGTACCTGCTTCAGCTGGTTCAG ACCCTTAAAGTCGAACCGTATCACAACAGCTGTCTGGCACAATTCCTCCTCAGTAGAGCTCTAAGG AGCAAAAGAATCGGACATTTCTTTTTCTGGTACTTGCGGAGCGAGGTGGCGGGATGCCCGTTTTTTCGTCAGCGCATGGCTGTCATACTGGAGGCGTACCTGTTAGGCTGTGGAAAGGCCATGTTGGAGGAGTTTCAGCTTCAGGTACAAGCTGTCAAGTGCTTGCATGATGTAGCCCTAACAGTGAAGAGCCTCTATCCTGACAAGACAGATCTTCCACCAACAG CTCCTCAGAAGCTCCAGGAGCTATTGGAGGAGTGCGGTTTACCCTCTGACTTCCAGGTACCTTTTGATCCCCGTGTCAGAGCTGGAAGCATAATA CTCAGAGATTGTAAAGTGTTGGCATCAAAGAAGAAGCCGCTTTGGCTTGAGTTCTCCTGCATACATTCAGAAGCTCCAGCAATCTCTCCAGTAGGCATCATCTTCAAACATGGAGATGACCTCCGACAGGACATGCTCATCATCCAG ACACTCATGGTGATGGACTCAATTTGGCAGGAAAAGGGTTTAAACTTGAATCTAGTGCCTTATGGATGCATTTCAACAGGATATACCATAG GTATGATTGAGATTGTAAGAAATGCAGTCACTATCGCTTCTGTCCAGAGGAGTCAGGGGGGCATGGCGGGGGCATTCAAAAACAATGCCTTGTATGACTGGCTTGAGAGGAAATGCTCTTTACAGGAAAAT CACTTTCAGGCTATGGAGAAGTTTGTGAACTCGTGTGCTGGGTACTGTGTGGCCACGTATGTGCTGGGTATAGGCGACCGCCACAATGACAACATTATGATCACTGATCAAG GGAATTTGATCCACATTGATTTCGGACACATCTTGGGACATACCAAGAGCTTCATGGGGGTAAACAGAGAAAGAGTGCCCTTTGTTCTTACCCCTGACTTCCTTTACGTGATGGGCAGGGTGAAAGGTCGCCCTAGCCTCTACTTCCAGAGATTcagg GACACCTGTATCAATGCTTATCTTTCCCTGCGCTCTCAGTCTCGCCTGCTTGTCACGCTCTTTTCGCTCATGCTGCTCACTGGAATTCCTGAGCTCAGCACGTCGCAGGACATGCGTTACCTGCGTACAGCGCTGCAGCAGGATCAAGTGGAGGATGAGGCTCGCAATCACTTCCTACAGCAGATTGACCTCTGTGAGCAAAAAGGTTGGACTGTGCAAGCGAACTGGTGGTTTCACATGATGgctggaattaaattaaataaattgaattaa
- the si:rp71-17i16.5 gene encoding phosphatidylinositol 4,5-bisphosphate 3-kinase catalytic subunit gamma isoform isoform X2, translated as MENKTEALQQQEPLLKRNPERLLRSDHSLVFICKSPPSEGGLQSVDSQQPLQVKLPAQCNVHQLRVRLCMLAQETNRYPDPFALLDPERYSLLYRKDEECYEIYDDFQVLRTLDAPWSQSADGLQTLSVTVLAHEAASEERMSFQCILNELIGYDLDSDINRLSELCFTRRKFATPRREELKKRDPVAYATEPWTTSAALPMDQQDQCKLSVSVYCKKSSFSVQVSIRHTPSDLLKITWESLAMIDHSFERWSMENVLKVCGREEFLSGDFPLSDFLWVRHCLKNTLDLHLSVVPVSFLPDDRVGQEYWPLVDALTGLSGSHEELSVTGKEVEEIVMISLWDCKRKFRVKLVGFDITVLPNKVPQFVHVEATIIYGSKIVSLVCSASKEFTDEVLWNTWLDFDILIRDIPHGAKLGFTINAGAVDSPSTKETKTNSSKVPDYRKEKGKVLYFVNLQLIDHRSLLSQGLHTLHMWPFPEVDEEAFTYKADKLSTATNPDVAKSMAITFMLDRYSFPLVLPNSGTFSPGSGTAPVSDSPESGKHSLKWVKEESVHYASNLPQFLRKVDWMQPGAVQDVHWLLSHWEPEDIELSVALELLNVDYADRKVRRLAVQRLEMLSNEDVLKYLLQLVQTLKVEPYHNSCLAQFLLSRALRSKRIGHFFFWYLRSEVAGCPFFRQRMAVILEAYLLGCGKAMLEEFQLQVQAVKCLHDVALTVKSLYPDKTDLPPTAPQKLQELLEECGLPSDFQLRDCKVLASKKKPLWLEFSCIHSEAPAISPVGIIFKHGDDLRQDMLIIQTLMVMDSIWQEKGLNLNLVPYGCISTGYTIGMIEIVRNAVTIASVQRSQGGMAGAFKNNALYDWLERKCSLQENHFQAMEKFVNSCAGYCVATYVLGIGDRHNDNIMITDQGNLIHIDFGHILGHTKSFMGVNRERVPFVLTPDFLYVMGRVKGRPSLYFQRFRDTCINAYLSLRSQSRLLVTLFSLMLLTGIPELSTSQDMRYLRTALQQDQVEDEARNHFLQQIDLCEQKGWTVQANWWFHMMAGIKLNKLN; from the exons ATGGAGAACAAAACAGAAGCATTACAGCAACAAGAACCTCTCCTCAAAAGAAATCCTGAACGACTGCTTCGCTCTGATCACAGTCTGGTATTTATTTGCAAGTCACCTCCTAGTGAAGGTGGTTTACAATCAGTGGacagccagcagcctcttcagGTCAAACTGCCAGCACAGTGTAACGTCCACCAGCTTCGTGTACGCCTGTGTATGTTAGCGCAGGAGACGAACCGATATCCTGATCCGTTTGCGCTTCTGGACCCAGAGCGATACAGCTTGTTGTACCGCAAGGATGAAGAGTGCTATGAAATCTATGATGACTTCCAGGTATTGCGAACTTTGGATGCACCCTGGTCTCAGAGTGCCGATGGTCTACAGACCCTCAGTGTCACTGTGTTGGCTCATGAGGCTGCATCTGAGGAGAGAATGAGCTTCCAGTGCATTCTGAATGAGCTGATTGGATATGATTTAGATTCAGATATTAATCGTTTAAGTGAACTTTGCTTTACCAGAAGAAAGTTTGCGACACCGAGAAGGGAAGAGCTAAAAAAACGGGATCCTGTAGCATATGCCACTGAACCGTGGACGACTTCTGCGGCTCTTCCTATGGACCAGCAAGATCAGTGCAAACTGTCTGtgagtgtttattgtaaaaagtCAAGCTTTTCTGTTCAAGTTAGCATAAGACATACTCCTAGTGATCTCCTTAAGATCACATGGGAATCATTGGCCATGATAGACCATTCATTTGAAAGATGGTCTATGGAAAATGTTCTTAAGGTGTGTGGTAGAGAAGAGTTCTTAAGTGGAGATTTCCCGCTTTCAGACTTCCTGTGGGTCAGACACTGCCTGAAAAACACATTGGACCTCCATCTCTCAGTGGTTCCTGTCTCATTTCTTCCAGACGACAGAGTAGGACAAGAGTACTGGCCACTCGTGGACGCTCTTACTGGTCTGTCAGGCTCCCATGAGGAACTTTCTGTAACAGGAAAGGAAGTAGAAGAAATTGTAATGATTTCTCTGTGGGACTGCAAGAGAAAATTCAGAGTGAAACTCGTGGGGTTTGACATCACAGTGCTGCCAAATAAAGTACCGCAGTTTGTTCACGTGGAGGCCACTATAATCTACGGCAGCAAGATTGTGTCGTTAGTTTGTTCGGCTTCAAAAGAGTTCACAGATGAAGTGCTCTGGAACACCTGGCTAGACTTTGATATTCTCATTAGAGATATCCCTCATGGAGCTAAATTAGGCTTCACGATTAATGCTGGTGCCGTGGATAGCCCCTCAACCAAGGAAACTAAGACAAATTCTTCGAAAGTTCCAGACTACCGGAAGGAAAAGGGGAaagtgttatattttgtaaaccTCCAATTAATTGACCACAGATCTCTTCTTAGCCAGGGCCTTCACACGTTGCATATGTGGCCATTCCCTGAAGTAGACGAGGAGGCATTTACTTATAAGGCTGACAAGCTTTCGACTGCCACCAACCCTGATGTGGCCAAATCTATGGCAATTACTTTCATGTTGGATCGCTACAGCTTCCCTTTGGTCCTGCCTAATAGTGGTACTTTCTCACCTGGTAGTGGTACCGCTCCTGTATCTGATTCCCCAGAATCTGGAAAACATTCCCTCAAGTGGGTCAAAGAGGAGAGCGTTCACTATGCCTCAAATTTACCCCAGTTTCTTCGCAAAGTGGATTGGATGCAGCCGGGTGCTGTCCAGGATGTCCATTGGCTCCTGAGTCACTGGGAGCCAGAGGACATAGAGCTATCCGTGGCCCTTGAGCTTCTTAATGTGGATTATGCAGATAGGAAGGTCAGAAGGTTGGCTGTTCAAAGGTTAGAGATGCTGTCCAATGAAGATGTGCTTAAGTACCTGCTTCAGCTGGTTCAG ACCCTTAAAGTCGAACCGTATCACAACAGCTGTCTGGCACAATTCCTCCTCAGTAGAGCTCTAAGG AGCAAAAGAATCGGACATTTCTTTTTCTGGTACTTGCGGAGCGAGGTGGCGGGATGCCCGTTTTTTCGTCAGCGCATGGCTGTCATACTGGAGGCGTACCTGTTAGGCTGTGGAAAGGCCATGTTGGAGGAGTTTCAGCTTCAGGTACAAGCTGTCAAGTGCTTGCATGATGTAGCCCTAACAGTGAAGAGCCTCTATCCTGACAAGACAGATCTTCCACCAACAG CTCCTCAGAAGCTCCAGGAGCTATTGGAGGAGTGCGGTTTACCCTCTGACTTCCAG CTCAGAGATTGTAAAGTGTTGGCATCAAAGAAGAAGCCGCTTTGGCTTGAGTTCTCCTGCATACATTCAGAAGCTCCAGCAATCTCTCCAGTAGGCATCATCTTCAAACATGGAGATGACCTCCGACAGGACATGCTCATCATCCAG ACACTCATGGTGATGGACTCAATTTGGCAGGAAAAGGGTTTAAACTTGAATCTAGTGCCTTATGGATGCATTTCAACAGGATATACCATAG GTATGATTGAGATTGTAAGAAATGCAGTCACTATCGCTTCTGTCCAGAGGAGTCAGGGGGGCATGGCGGGGGCATTCAAAAACAATGCCTTGTATGACTGGCTTGAGAGGAAATGCTCTTTACAGGAAAAT CACTTTCAGGCTATGGAGAAGTTTGTGAACTCGTGTGCTGGGTACTGTGTGGCCACGTATGTGCTGGGTATAGGCGACCGCCACAATGACAACATTATGATCACTGATCAAG GGAATTTGATCCACATTGATTTCGGACACATCTTGGGACATACCAAGAGCTTCATGGGGGTAAACAGAGAAAGAGTGCCCTTTGTTCTTACCCCTGACTTCCTTTACGTGATGGGCAGGGTGAAAGGTCGCCCTAGCCTCTACTTCCAGAGATTcagg GACACCTGTATCAATGCTTATCTTTCCCTGCGCTCTCAGTCTCGCCTGCTTGTCACGCTCTTTTCGCTCATGCTGCTCACTGGAATTCCTGAGCTCAGCACGTCGCAGGACATGCGTTACCTGCGTACAGCGCTGCAGCAGGATCAAGTGGAGGATGAGGCTCGCAATCACTTCCTACAGCAGATTGACCTCTGTGAGCAAAAAGGTTGGACTGTGCAAGCGAACTGGTGGTTTCACATGATGgctggaattaaattaaataaattgaattaa
- the si:rp71-17i16.6 gene encoding uncharacterized protein si:rp71-17i16.6 yields MEENVKKVQTENISSQDDCNLKCKQYLISLFGESTAEYFLSPFSCSKDVPHWFSQLRDDMRDDMSAGALWDALTQRSTQISQESNTDLSMIARRVVDWKTLKEQDHLKHLSGVRHMFRTAQRNQAITALLLQHNPRFNSEMNNDK; encoded by the exons ATGGAAGAAAATGTGAAGAAAGTCCAGACGGAAAATATATCAAGCCAGGATGACTGCAATCTAAAGTGCAAGCAATATCTTATCAG TTTGTTTGGTGAATCAACAGCTGAGTATTTTCTCAGCCCTTTTTCTTGCTCAAAGGACGTACCTCATTGGTTTTCCCAGCTACGAGATGACATGAGAG ATGACATGAGTGCAGGAGCCCTGTGGGACGCTCTGACACAACGCTCTACACAGATATCACAAGAATCAAATACAGACCTATCAATG ATTGCGAGAAGGGTTGTAGATTGGAAGACGCTGAAGGAACAGGACCATCTGAAGCACCTGTCAGGGGTCAGACACATGTTCCGCACTGCTCAGCGTAACCAGGCCATCACAGCCCTCCTTCTCCAACATAACCCTCGTTTTAACAGTGAGATGAATAATGATAAATAA